Within Xanthomonas oryzae pv. oryzae, the genomic segment CTCGGCCACCGGGCGTGCGCGCGCCGCAGCGGTCGCGGCACTGCAGGCACCGGCCGCGCCGCCCGCCTATACCGGCGTGCGGCAATACGAGGCGGAGCACTTCGATTTCCAGCGCATTGGCAGCCTTGTCGCCAATGGCGTCTCCGGTGCGGTGCGCAACTACCAGGGGCTGGGCTATGTCGACGTTGGCGGCAACCCCGACGCGCGCCTCAGGACCACCATCAACATGCCGCAGGCGGGAACCTACACGTTGGCCACACGCTATTCCGCAGTGGGCGCAAGCGTCGGCACTGTGGACCTGTACGTCAACGGCATGCGTGTCGGCACCCCGGCATTCGCCCAGACCAGCTCTGCCAGCGAATGGGCAAGCAGTCCGCTGACGGCAACCTTGAATGCCGGCGATAACGTGGTCGAGTACCGCGCCAGTGCAGGCGCCCAGGTCAAGCTGTACTTGGACAATCTGGCCGTCGCGCAGTAAGCGATACCACAGCGGCGGTGCCGGCCAATGCCGGCCCGCCTGCTGCCGGCCCGACCGCCGCAGGGTTGGCAGTACAAAGGGCTGTCACCGCTGAAGTTACACTAGCGCCATGCAGATCGGCCCCTACTCCATCGCCCCCAAGGTGATCCTCGCGCCCATGGCGGGCGTCACCGACAAGCCGTTCCGGCTGCTGTGCAAGCGGCTGGGCGCTGGGCTGGCAGTGTCGGAGATGACCATCTCCGACCCGCGCTTCTGGGGCACGCGCAAGTCGCTGCACCGCATGGACCATGCCGGCGAACCGGACCCGATCAGCGTGCAGATCGCCGGCACCGAGCCGCAGCAACTGGCCGAGGCGGCGCGCTATAACGTCGACCACGGCGCGCAATTGATCGATATCAACATGGGCTGCCCGGCCAAGAAAGTGTGCAATGCCTGGGCCGGCTCGGCGCTGATGCGCGATGAAGAGCTGGTGGCACGCATCCTCACCGCGGTGGTGCAGGCGGTGGACGTGCCGGTGACGTTGAAGATCCGCACCGGGTGGGATTGCGACCACCGCAACGGCCCGACCATCGCGCGTCTCGCACAGGACTGCGGCATCGCCGCGCTCGCCGTGCACGGGCGCACCCGCGACCAGCATTACACCGGCAGCGCCGAATACGCGACGATTGCGCAGATCAAGGCAGCACTGCGGATTCCAGTGGTTGCCAATGGCGATATCGACTCGCCGCAAAAGGCCGCGCAGGTGCTGCGCGAGACCGGCGCCGACGCGGTGATGATCGGCCGCGCCGCACAAGGGCGCCCGTGGATCTTTGGCGAAGTGGCGCATTTTCTGGCCACCGGCGAAGTGTTGCCGCCGCCGTCGCTGGCATTCGTGCGCGACACCCTGCTCAGCCACCTGGAAGCACTGCACGCGTTCTACGGCCAACCCCAGGGCGTGCGCATCGCACGCAAGCACCTGGGTTGGTATGCCAAGGATCACCCCCAGAGCGCGGACTTCCGTGCGGTGGTCAATCGCGCCGAAACGCCGGAAGCCCAGTTGGCCCTGACGCGCGATTACTTCGATGCCTTGATCGCCGGCGTGCCGCCCGCATTGCCGGACGCTGCCTGAGTTTTTCTGCTTGCGGGAGCCGCACGCATGAGCGCACCGAGCGACACACCGACCTACCTGCACGGATGTTCGGCCACCGAACAGGCGCGTCTGCTCAAACAGGCGCGCTTGCTGGAAGCCACACTGTTCAATCAGCTCGATTACAGCGGCGCGCGAGGCCTGCTGGAAGTGGGCAGTGGCGTCGGTGCGCAGACGGAGATTCTGCTGCGCCGTTTTCCCGGGTTGCACGTCACCGGCGTGGACTTGAGCGAGGCACAGTTGGGTGCGGCGCGGGCACATCTCGAACGGCTGGCGTGGTGCCGCGAGCGTTACACCCTGCAGCAGGCCGATGCGAGCGACCTGCCGTTCGCAGCGCGTCAGTTCTATGCGGCGTTTCTGTGCTGGGTGCTTGAACATGTGCCCTCGCCTGCGCGCGTGCTCAACGAAGTGCGGCGCGTGCTGTTGCCCGGCTCGCCGGTCTACGTGACCGAGGCTGAATGCCTCGTTCCTGCTGCATCCGTATTCGCCCAATCTGTGGCGCTACTGGATGGCGTTCAACGATTTCCAGCACGACCAGGGTGGCGACCGGTTCGTCGGTGCGAAGCTCGGCAACCTGCTGCTGGCCGGCGGTTTCCGCGACGTGCAGACGCAGATCAAGACGATGCATCTGGACAACCGCGAGCCGGGCCGGCGCAAGACCATGATCGGTTTCCGGGACGAAGTGCTGCTCTCGGCGGCCGACCAGTTATTGCAGGCCGGCGCGGTTGATGCAGCCACCGTGGATGGCATGCGCCGGGAACTGGCGCAGGTGCACAGCGACCCGAACGCGGTGTTCTTCTACTCGTTCGTGCAGGCGCGCGCCACGGTCTATCGAGCTGCCGATGCGGGCACAGCGGCCGGAGCGCCGGCGTCTTGCAGGTCGCCGGTTAGCGCGGTGCTGCGTGGCTCGTGCCAGATGCGCTGCCACATTTGCGCCAGCACCGCGCCGATCTGGTCGCGTGCCACCGGTGCGCGGTACGCCGCCTGCACCTGCCGCGGCACGATCGGCTGCCACTTTCCATTCTCGCGATGGGCAACGACGAAATTGAAGTTGTAATCCGGCTCCAGGCCCATGCGTAGATCCCTCAACATCAGATCGTCATCGACCAGACGCGCGCGCATGAAGCCGCGATTGAACCAGGTCAGCCGGCGCACCGAATCGAACCCGGCCACTTCGCCCAGCGCCTGGGTATTGCTGGAAAATCCGCGGAAATGCATCGGGCCAGTGTCGGCCACCAGCGAACGCTCACCCATGACATAGCCACTGGGCGTCATCGCCACCACCCGCCATAGCAGAGTGTTGAGCGGCATCGGTACCGAGAACCGCGGCGCATCGGCCAGCCCCATCGCGGCCAGGGCGCGATCGGCTT encodes:
- the dusB gene encoding tRNA dihydrouridine synthase DusB, with the translated sequence MQIGPYSIAPKVILAPMAGVTDKPFRLLCKRLGAGLAVSEMTISDPRFWGTRKSLHRMDHAGEPDPISVQIAGTEPQQLAEAARYNVDHGAQLIDINMGCPAKKVCNAWAGSALMRDEELVARILTAVVQAVDVPVTLKIRTGWDCDHRNGPTIARLAQDCGIAALAVHGRTRDQHYTGSAEYATIAQIKAALRIPVVANGDIDSPQKAAQVLRETGADAVMIGRAAQGRPWIFGEVAHFLATGEVLPPPSLAFVRDTLLSHLEALHAFYGQPQGVRIARKHLGWYAKDHPQSADFRAVVNRAETPEAQLALTRDYFDALIAGVPPALPDAA